One window from the genome of Pelodictyon luteolum DSM 273 encodes:
- the thyX gene encoding FAD-dependent thymidylate synthase produces MQVRLIALTAPQINIEGQSLTAEGLMAYCARVSSPHQESADYEKLLAYCIAHKHWSIFEMADMTVEIVTSRAISPQILRHRSFTFQEFSMRYSKAQAIERYTPRRQDSKNRQNSLDDLPPETVAWFDEAQERVATESMALYEAALEKGIAKECARAMLPLATQTKLYMKGSIRSWIHYLEVRTDPATQKEHRDIALEIRKIFVERFPVTASALGWS; encoded by the coding sequence ATGCAGGTACGCCTCATTGCCCTCACTGCACCGCAAATCAACATAGAGGGCCAAAGCCTTACCGCCGAAGGCCTCATGGCTTACTGTGCGAGGGTATCGAGCCCGCACCAGGAGAGCGCCGACTATGAGAAGCTCCTTGCCTACTGCATCGCACACAAGCACTGGAGCATCTTCGAGATGGCGGACATGACGGTCGAGATCGTGACCTCGCGGGCGATCTCCCCTCAAATCCTCAGACACAGGAGCTTCACGTTTCAGGAATTTTCCATGAGGTATTCGAAGGCCCAGGCGATCGAGCGCTACACGCCGCGCCGGCAGGACAGCAAGAACCGCCAGAACTCGCTCGACGACCTGCCGCCGGAGACCGTGGCATGGTTCGACGAGGCTCAGGAAAGGGTGGCCACGGAGAGCATGGCGCTCTACGAGGCGGCGCTGGAGAAGGGAATAGCCAAGGAGTGCGCCCGTGCGATGCTGCCGCTCGCAACCCAGACGAAACTCTACATGAAAGGCTCGATCCGCAGCTGGATCCACTACCTTGAAGTGCGCACCGATCCGGCGACCCAGAAGGAGCACCGCGACATCGCCCTCGAAATCAGGAAGATCTTCGTCGAGCGCTTCCCCGTCACGGCCTCGGCGCTCGGCTGGAGCTGA
- a CDS encoding S8 family serine peptidase, giving the protein MKKSTPASILQQHREQHFPGQQSPLSLGNDAELLSRFGSHAYDSLYDVLEPLSRISDDDRHGPGSIDTDFTPGGAGRRVDRVAPEVLAFSPSDGSLNVALDADVVVTFSESVAAGSGLIELHAGSATGELLYTFDVSDTSQVSFAGNVLTIDPSFDLDADIHYYLTIGFGAVTDLAGNAYVGTSSYDFTTISLADATAPTVTAFSPADGSLDVDTDANITITFSEAVSAGSGLIELHADSPAGELIYGFDVTDGSQVSFDGNVLTIDPSFDLDAATHYYLAIGDGAVTDLAGNSYVGTDAYDFTTGFDAPSWDPVSGYGMVDAAAAIELATGTALADADLFGDGYGVWDWGLNLIDAPDAWQAGYTGEGIVVAVIDTGVNYFHSDLYDNIWINTLEIEGNGIDDDGNGYVDDIFGYDFVNDDGYAFDDNGHGTHVSGIIAGLYDDIGVTGVAYDASIMAVKVLDAEGTGTFLDVSSGIYYAVDNGADVINLSLGAYDAVSLDLVLALEYAFDSGVIVSMAAGNDGLSSPTYPAVLAETEGGIAVGAIDSDGSVAYFSNDAGSVDPYDYVVAPGVSVYSTYLDDSYAIMSGTSMATPYVSGVAALLLDAQADFASDWTLDQLEEIISTSAQSLDSLIAAATGDPSSESDDALASALPADTAPEGVFTTDVVLEEVSMMGISSFLDDLPEVYMA; this is encoded by the coding sequence ATGAAAAAGAGTACCCCCGCCAGTATCCTCCAGCAGCACAGAGAACAGCATTTTCCCGGACAGCAGTCCCCCTTGTCCCTGGGGAACGATGCTGAACTGCTTTCGCGGTTCGGAAGCCATGCCTATGACAGCCTGTATGATGTGCTTGAACCCCTCTCCAGAATCAGTGATGACGACCGGCACGGGCCCGGGTCGATCGATACGGATTTCACTCCAGGTGGCGCAGGCCGCAGGGTCGACAGGGTCGCTCCCGAGGTATTGGCGTTCAGCCCGTCGGACGGCAGCCTGAATGTAGCCCTCGATGCGGATGTCGTCGTGACCTTCAGCGAGTCGGTTGCGGCCGGCAGTGGCCTGATAGAACTTCACGCCGGCTCGGCCACAGGGGAACTGCTCTATACTTTTGACGTATCCGATACCAGCCAGGTGTCGTTCGCAGGAAATGTCCTGACGATCGACCCGTCGTTCGATCTCGATGCCGATATCCACTATTATCTCACCATCGGGTTCGGCGCAGTCACCGATTTGGCGGGCAACGCCTATGTCGGCACCTCATCATACGACTTCACCACGATCTCCCTGGCGGATGCCACCGCCCCGACGGTTACGGCGTTCAGTCCCGCCGACGGGAGCCTCGATGTGGATACGGACGCAAACATCACCATCACCTTCAGCGAGGCGGTAAGCGCCGGCAGCGGGCTGATCGAGCTGCATGCAGATTCGCCGGCCGGTGAGCTGATATACGGATTCGACGTCACCGACGGCAGCCAGGTGTCGTTTGATGGGAATGTCCTGACGATCGATCCGTCGTTCGATCTCGATGCCGCCACCCATTATTATCTCGCGATCGGGGATGGTGCGGTAACCGATCTTGCCGGGAACAGCTACGTGGGGACCGATGCCTATGACTTCACGACGGGTTTCGATGCCCCGTCGTGGGATCCGGTATCCGGATACGGTATGGTCGACGCTGCAGCCGCCATCGAGCTTGCCACCGGAACGGCTCTCGCCGATGCGGACCTTTTCGGCGACGGCTATGGCGTATGGGACTGGGGGCTGAACCTGATCGATGCACCCGATGCGTGGCAGGCCGGCTATACCGGAGAAGGTATCGTCGTCGCTGTCATCGATACCGGCGTCAACTACTTCCACAGCGACCTGTACGACAACATCTGGATCAATACGCTTGAGATCGAGGGAAACGGGATCGATGACGACGGCAACGGGTATGTCGATGACATTTTCGGTTACGACTTCGTCAACGACGACGGATACGCCTTCGATGACAATGGCCACGGGACCCATGTCTCGGGGATCATCGCCGGCCTCTATGACGACATCGGTGTGACGGGGGTGGCCTACGATGCGTCCATAATGGCGGTGAAGGTGCTCGATGCGGAAGGAACCGGAACCTTCCTTGACGTCTCCTCAGGCATATACTATGCTGTGGACAACGGCGCAGATGTCATCAATCTTTCCCTTGGGGCGTATGACGCCGTCTCGCTCGATCTGGTGCTTGCGCTCGAGTACGCCTTCGACAGCGGCGTCATCGTCAGCATGGCCGCAGGAAACGATGGCCTTTCGAGCCCGACCTACCCGGCGGTTCTTGCGGAAACGGAGGGCGGAATAGCCGTGGGCGCGATCGACAGCGACGGATCGGTTGCGTACTTCAGCAACGATGCGGGAAGCGTCGATCCGTACGATTATGTCGTGGCGCCGGGCGTGAGCGTCTACAGTACCTACCTGGACGACTCCTACGCCATAATGAGCGGCACGTCGATGGCGACGCCGTACGTTTCCGGTGTCGCGGCACTGCTGCTTGATGCACAGGCCGACTTCGCTTCCGACTGGACTCTCGACCAGCTTGAGGAGATCATCTCCACCTCCGCCCAGTCCCTTGACTCGCTCATTGCGGCCGCGACCGGAGACCCGTCTTCCGAGTCGGACGATGCCCTCGCTTCCGCTCTCCCGGCAGACACCGCTCCCGAGGGGGTATTCACGACGGATGTGGTGCTCGAAGAGGTCTCGATGATGGGCATATCCTCATTCCTTGACGACCTGCCCGAGGTATACATGGCCTGA
- a CDS encoding type II toxin-antitoxin system RelE/ParE family toxin codes for MKLVTKVKEQLAHYPGRGKPGRPYGTRELDFSDLPYLIVYMADADRVLVLAVFHTAQHAPNP; via the coding sequence CTGAAGCTGGTAACGAAGGTCAAGGAGCAGCTGGCACACTACCCCGGCAGAGGAAAACCCGGTCGCCCTTACGGAACACGAGAGCTCGATTTTTCAGACCTGCCCTACCTTATAGTCTACATGGCAGATGCTGACAGGGTACTGGTTCTTGCGGTGTTCCATACCGCCCAGCACGCCCCCAATCCGTAA
- a CDS encoding glycosyltransferase gives MTALTMRKMDAAEWQGVRVVNYAITRGMAENAHPWVKDFEVKAIRGEACFRRAMKLKAAGYTPDVIVAHHGWGESLFLKEVWPEAKLGIYCEFYYRAHGADVGFDPEFPQADPEGAACRLRLRNLNNMLHFETADGAISPTEWQAATFPEPFREKITVAHDGIDTARLAPDPGVKLRLGSGLMLTKKDEVVTFVNRNFEPYRGYHTFMRVLPEILRRRRGARVLIVGGDGVSYGAKAPDGKSWKRIFIDEVRPKIGDADWQRVHFLGRVPYADFVRLLLEAMSCGCAILGSDTGPLIEAIHHDETGRLVNFFDQGRLAEEACALLDDPDARRRLGENARRFARETYDLNRVCLPKQLAWVEGLVPLSSSRAPRP, from the coding sequence GTGACGGCGCTGACCATGAGGAAAATGGACGCCGCCGAATGGCAGGGGGTGAGGGTGGTGAACTACGCCATAACGAGGGGGATGGCCGAGAACGCGCATCCCTGGGTGAAGGATTTCGAGGTGAAGGCGATCCGGGGAGAGGCCTGCTTCCGCAGAGCCATGAAACTCAAAGCGGCTGGCTACACTCCTGACGTCATCGTCGCCCACCATGGCTGGGGCGAGAGCCTCTTCCTCAAGGAGGTGTGGCCGGAGGCGAAGCTCGGCATCTACTGCGAGTTCTACTACCGGGCGCACGGCGCCGACGTCGGTTTCGATCCCGAGTTCCCCCAGGCGGATCCCGAGGGTGCCGCCTGCCGGCTCAGGCTGAGGAATCTCAACAACATGCTGCACTTCGAAACGGCTGACGGGGCCATCAGTCCGACAGAGTGGCAGGCCGCCACCTTCCCGGAGCCGTTCCGCGAAAAGATCACCGTCGCCCATGACGGCATCGACACCGCCCGGCTTGCGCCGGATCCCGGAGTCAAGCTCCGTCTCGGGAGCGGGCTTATGCTGACAAAGAAGGACGAGGTCGTAACCTTCGTCAACCGCAACTTCGAGCCTTACCGGGGCTACCACACCTTCATGCGTGTCCTGCCGGAGATCCTCAGGCGCCGGAGAGGCGCCCGGGTGCTCATCGTCGGCGGCGACGGGGTCAGCTACGGGGCGAAGGCGCCCGACGGGAAAAGCTGGAAGCGGATCTTTATCGATGAGGTTCGCCCGAAGATCGGCGATGCGGACTGGCAGCGGGTCCATTTTCTCGGCAGGGTGCCCTATGCGGACTTCGTCAGGCTCCTGCTCGAGGCGATGAGCTGCGGCTGCGCCATCCTCGGCAGCGACACGGGGCCGCTCATCGAGGCGATCCACCATGACGAGACGGGTCGGCTCGTGAACTTTTTCGACCAGGGCCGGCTTGCCGAAGAGGCCTGCGCCCTTCTCGACGATCCGGACGCCCGCCGGCGCCTCGGTGAAAACGCCCGGCGCTTCGCCCGCGAGACCTACGATCTCAATCGCGTCTGCCTGCCGAAGCAGCTGGCGTGGGTCGAGGGGCTGGTGCCCCTCAGCTCCAGCCGAGCGCCGAGGCCGTGA
- the accD gene encoding acetyl-CoA carboxylase, carboxyltransferase subunit beta: MVWFKRVKPFIRTTDRRDVPEGLWSKCEDCGAMLHRRQLEENLNTCNECGHHFRISPYRYFSILFDNEEFTEFDDCLRAADPLTFVDTKKYPDRVHDTIEKSGKTEACRNAFGKSAGADLVISAMDFGFIGGSMGSVVGEKISRAADKAIELNAPLIVISQSGGARMMEGAFSLMQMAKTAARLTRLGENRLPFISLMTDPTMGGISASFAMLGDLNISEPKALIGFAGPRVIRDTIKRDLPEGFQRAEFLQEHGFVDMIVHRKELKQRLAKTLAMMRVEG, from the coding sequence ATGGTCTGGTTCAAACGGGTAAAACCCTTTATACGCACTACCGACAGGCGCGATGTTCCCGAAGGGCTCTGGTCGAAATGCGAAGACTGCGGCGCCATGCTCCACCGCCGCCAGCTTGAGGAGAACCTCAACACCTGCAACGAGTGCGGCCATCATTTCCGCATCTCCCCCTACCGCTACTTCTCCATCCTGTTCGACAACGAAGAGTTCACCGAGTTCGACGACTGCCTGCGCGCAGCCGACCCCCTCACCTTCGTTGATACCAAGAAGTATCCCGACCGGGTGCACGACACCATAGAGAAGAGCGGCAAGACGGAAGCCTGCCGCAACGCCTTCGGCAAAAGTGCCGGCGCCGACCTCGTCATATCGGCCATGGACTTCGGGTTCATCGGCGGCTCGATGGGTTCGGTTGTCGGCGAGAAGATTTCGCGCGCAGCCGACAAGGCGATCGAGCTCAACGCTCCGCTTATCGTCATCTCTCAGTCGGGAGGTGCGCGCATGATGGAGGGCGCTTTCAGCCTCATGCAGATGGCAAAGACCGCCGCACGCCTCACCCGCCTCGGCGAGAACAGGCTCCCATTCATATCCCTCATGACCGACCCCACCATGGGCGGCATAAGCGCATCCTTCGCCATGCTCGGTGACCTCAACATCAGCGAGCCCAAGGCCCTTATCGGGTTTGCCGGCCCGCGTGTCATCCGCGACACCATCAAACGCGACCTTCCTGAAGGGTTCCAGCGCGCCGAGTTCCTGCAGGAACACGGGTTCGTGGATATGATCGTCCACCGTAAGGAGCTCAAGCAGCGCCTCGCAAAGACGCTTGCGATGATGCGCGTGGAGGGCTGA